The Tenrec ecaudatus isolate mTenEca1 chromosome 17, mTenEca1.hap1, whole genome shotgun sequence sequence TGAGCAGCTTCTGTCCAATAAATTACTATCACCCCTCCTAGGCCTACGTGGTGGTTACTGGAAAGAGGACGTTTGGGAAGGCAGTAACACTGGATTCTGGAATATAGTCAGACAGGTGCCTTCATGCAAATACCCTTTCCAACTCTCCAAACACCCACTCACATGTGATCTCAAAACACCCAGTACCTTTACTTGGCTGTACCTACTTCACAATAAGCTCAATATGAGCAATTTGACTCCCCAGCCTAGGTCAGGCCTGAGTGCTTCTTGTGAACCAAAGTGTTAGGCTACGGAGCCTTGAGAGTTCATGGAGGGAGCGCCCCCGTGCCCACAGGAGGCTGTGACCAGAGGAGAAAGTCTGTGGAAGGAGAGGGATCTAGAGAGGCCTGGTGAAGCAGGCCCCAAGGTTCCGGCCTGGGCAGCGGAACTGTCCAGGAAAGCCCCAGCCCTCTGGCTTCGGGCCTGGGCGCCATTTGTTCTCGGCAGACTTCATTCCAAGGGTCCAtgtggcctaagactagggactgGGCAGAAGGCAATGGCTGGCTGGAGTGGAAGCCGAGCCCTTCAGTGGGACAGGATACTTAGAACATAGCATTGAATTGGGCTTGGCTTTCAAGCTGCATACGGTGGCCCAATGGGGAGGTGAGTCCACGGATAAAATGGATCCGAACCAGCCCTGACTGCCCCCCAGATACCAGCCATCCGTAGGAGTCCAGGTTTGGGCTGAAACGTACCTGTGAATGGAAGACAACAGAGAGATGCCCACAGTTAATCCTTTGGAGCAACCATCGCAACAATCAAATGAGCCACAATCTGAATGGAAGGGGAAGACAATACAGCAGAGTGCAAGGTGGCTGAAGCCGTGTTCTCTTCTTAGCTGGCACCTGATCACAGGCCTAGAGCTGGGGCGGGGAAATGAACGTGGAGTGCACCAGAGAAGACAGGAGGCAAAGCTCTTACCTTATGAATAGCCTCCAGCTGCAGCCTGTCCAGgcagagctgtgtgagcccctcTCTCTCCTGCATGCGAAGCATTGGTTCCCTACGGAGCAGATTGTGGAAggaactctgcaggaggaagaaagACAGCGTGCGGCTGCTGAAGTCGTGCATCTGTGTGCTGGAACCCCTAAGGGTCCCCCACCATCCAAGGGGTAAAGACAGGCTTCTAACTTTTCTAATGACGGCTGTGGAGCACTTCTCCCGGCCCCTACTTACCAAATCTGTGTCCTGAAAGAGCAAATAGTGATGGCTGACAGTTTCCGCGTAAGTTCGCGCCTTGGGAGGGTTGGGAGCCCCGGATGTAGCCCCAGATGAATACtgggcttgttcttcagggttatCCTGATATGCAATCAGGTCTGCTTTATAGACAGGCTAAAGAGGAGAGCAGGAAATTACAGAGTCAAGGAAAGGGGACAGGAAACTGGTTTGAGGCTACAGAAATGTAGCAATGGAGGGCACTAGTGTGTTTTAAACACAGAGCTGGGAACATTATCCAAAGGTCGGTGCTAAGACTTTCAGGGAAATATCAGGAAAGGGTACTATGAGGCGTTAGAAAGGCTTGTGGAGGAGAATCCAAGAAATGGAACTGCCAGTGGATATTTATACGTACGAATCTTCGCTCCACAGGCCGCTTGACATTGATTGGGTTCAGTGCTAAATCAGGCATGACAGCTGCAATGAGCTCCCCGGATATATCTCCAGCGGCGATTGTCCCAAGCCAGTCTGACCCTGAAAGACTCTAATAGGAAGAGAAAGATTCCATTCGTTCATATCCATCAGTTCCCTCAACTAGTTCATAGGCTGGAGGAGGAGACAAGCACTTAATGACACAGTTACTGAGTCAATGAGTTAATGACACCTATCTATCCCTCCTTCTACCAAAAACTGCCCCCTCTGACCACTAGGTGAAGACTCGAGTCCGCTGTgagatgaggaactgtgtgagagaaagggctcACCCAGACAGTGCCTTTTCGAGGGGCAGTGAAGTAGGCTTTGAAACCAAGGTAACCAGCATCGATATAATGAATTCCACAGAGGCCATAACTGTAAGACAGAGAGGTAAAATTaaatcttcctttttaaaaatgagcttTAGTTCTTCTCTCTAGTCCTTCCCAAATTCAAATCATTGTCAGTGGGACAGCTCTCCACCCTTCTTCTCTCCTCACAAGAAATtgacagcctcagcaccccagtCCCCGGGGTCTGTCCCCAGAGCTCCACCCTGCCGTACGAGGCATAGCAGTTGTCCTGAGCCACAGTGACACCATTGTAGGGAAGCAGCCAGGCCAGCTCTGTACTCAGGAAGCGCTTGATACAGTTTATTGGTTCATAGGGTCGTCGAAGGTCCCAGAATTTGATTTTTCGGTCACTTCCAGCAGAGACTAGAAAATGACTATGAAAAGATGGAAAATCCAGTATCAACAAAGCTGAAAGCATCTGCTTGCCCCAGTCTCCCCCCTCCACCTCAACAACCCTCTCGGAGTCCACACCTGTTGGCTTTGCACCACTGAAGGTTACGCACAGCCTGGTCGTGGGCCGGGAAACACTGGAAGGGGTAGAGCTTCAGGGAGCCGTCGGAGAGCCGTATCTGCTGCAGGGGTGAGTTAGTGGGCAGGTTCCAGAAAACCACCATGCCTGTGGTAGACACAAAACAAGCAGCTATGAAAGGCAGGCTCTCTCTTCTTTGTCCTACTCGCTCTACGTGCCTGGGATCTTGTCTTCTGCCGTGAGACAGAAAGGTATGGGGCATATGATCAGCTCTCCTACATTCCCTCCATGGTCTAACTAGTCAAGCTGATAGTTTAGTCCCAATTCTCATCCATAAGCAATTAACAACTGAGTCAAGGCCCTGCGGTGTAAAGAAGATACGTTGAATGCACTAAGTAAAAGGGCCATAAAACGGTCCTCTAAGACCAAGCTTGGCAAAGATGCAAATAAAGCCCGCCCCATCTTGTCATACGTTTCCTTTGGGGCACGGCCATACCCACTCAGCTGCTGTCCCCTTACAGTGTGGCAATGGAGCAGTCCCAACAAAGGCCAGACAGGCAGTTCTCAAAGCCGACACTGCGGACCATCTGGCCCTCAGAGAACAAGTTAGGAGCCCAAAGCTACAGATGTCGAGGGCTGGAAAGCAGATGGACAAATAGAGACTAATGTGGATGATGCAAAATCCCAACACAACACTGGCCGGGGAGAAGGTAATCAAAAGTAGAACTTGCATTCAATAGAAGACAAACGTTTGTGGCACACATGATTGGAAAGGGCTAAAGTCTTATCCATACACTCTGGGGCTGTAGCAGCCAGAAGGCCTTGGCTTTGTTGCTACTAGTTGTGACCCAGGGGATTCTAACGCTTGGGGATTccaggtgtgcagagtagaaGCAGTTTGTTGGGTGTCTTAAGTGCCTCAAGATAGGTTTGAGGCACCAAACTTCCATTTAGTGGCCCAGTGTTTCACTGGATACCCAGCAGGCCTGAGCGACAGCTCAGTGCTGTAAATAATTCAGCAGTGGAGAAGGAGGTTGCGATAAAAGGGCTGGTACTGACACTCAACCCCTGGGATGTAGAATTAAAGGCTAAGTAGCTTTAGGAATTAAGACAGCGGAACAGCATCGAGTGTCAGGTATCTTGAAAATAATGAAGAGCATCACCCAAAAGAAAAGCCATTCGGAGCTGGAAAGAGATGGTTAAGAGGCACCAGCGTGCTAAAATCCCTAACTTCCCAGCAGGGCGTCTACGGGCCATGTCTAAAAAGAAAACTGTCATTTAAAAACCACCACACTACCACCTCCTCCTAACCCCAACGACCTAATGCTGTTTGTCATTTAAAAGGCATCTTAGGGAACTAGTGTCTCCGTGGTAAAAACATTAAGAGCTTAGCTATTCTTCTAGTTTCACTTCAGCATCTCCTCTACAAAGTTAAAATAATTAATTTGAATACCTTTTCATTTACTTATATAACAGGAGTCCATCTTTATGTCTGCAGAGAACACTGCATGAACTGACGTTCACCTACTCTTACTTTCTGAGTACAAAAGCTCTAGAGACTTGCCTTCTTCTTGGTATTTGCTGATACTGTTTGAATACTAATAAGTACAAAATACCCAGAACTGAAGCAAGATAGCAGCCGTGAAAGCCAGTCTGTATAGAAAGTTGAGAGTGCAGACGGGCTCAGGCTGGTTTTGGAGTTTACCATTATAGTATCCAGCAGCCAGGTGGTGGTGGGGTCGGGTGGGCATCCAGGCCAGACTAAGGCACTGACCACACTCCGAGGGGTCTGAGGCTTGCATCGACCCCACCTGAAGTGTTGCCACACACTCTACCTGCAGAGACCGAAGAGACAGGACCAGGGTTAGGGAAACCTGCTATGTAATCCAACAGAATGGGGAGCCGTTCCGGTAAAGGGGGGGGGCTCGCTGTGGGAGCAGCAGGAAGAAGCTCTAGAAGACAAGCCCAACGAAAGCAGTAGGTCGGTCACTCACCTTATAAATGGCCGACTTCTTCACATCTGTGAGGGAAGAAGAGCAGCAACGGGTGCTGAGAGTCCTAAAAGGCCGCCACCAGGCTTTGCTCTTCAAAGCCAGCCCCCCTCCCTCTTTAGATAACGACCCTCTCTTATACTTCAGCCCCATCCTCTTTCCTTCTATCACACCTGATAGCATCCCTCCTCCTCTCAGAATGGCTACCGCCACCCCTGCTCTCTTCTCCAGAATTTTGCTCATGTGCGTCTCTCCTCTGGTTCATGTCCAGTCACACAAAATACGTAAACCCTTCCTTCAGTCCACATTCACTTTTAGCCACTAACCTCACGTATATGATTCTTAAACTTCTTCAAAGAGTCATCTCCACTTACTATGCCCAGGTCCTcaaccccattccctcctccaccaGATCGCCCAGTAGGACCAGCCCCAGGCCCAAATCTGGGCAAGCTCCTCTTGAAATGTGCAGGACCCTGTCTTGACCCCTTCAAGCCGACCATCTCCTCCTCTCTTGGCAACAGAATGTGTGTTTGTGCacatgtgtgcgcacgcgtgggGTGCTGAGGGCTGGAGAGGCTATGTGATGAGTGGCCCCCTCTTGTCAGCCCCAGCCCTCGgctgccctccaccccccacctggGGCAGCAAGAGGAGAAGGGCCAGAGAACATAGAGGGAGGCAGACTGGCAAAGTGCGGTTGTAAGACTGCAGGTGGCTAAGGAGAGGCTCAGGAACCAAGTATGAAGTCTGAACGGAAGGGGTGCCTGAGCTAAACCCTAGAGACTGCGCTGGGAGGGTTGCAGGGGAGCTGGAGGTCCGCCAAACTCCTGCCGCCCTTACAGCAGCCCTAACCTCCGCTGGGCTACTCACCTGGCGGCTGCTGGGCCAGCAGGGCCTCGGGATGGGGCAGGCTGAACAGCAGCACCTTCCCGTCTGAGCAGGCAAGCGCCAAAAGACCCAACCGGGGCAGGAGAGGAGCCTAGAGGGTAAGACCACACCTGCACTGAGCTTAATGCCCTCAGGTTCCCCTCAGAAAGTCTTTGAGGCCCCTGGAAATAGGATATGAGGTGGTGGAGAAGACTGGAAGCACTGCTCTCCCTTCCTCTGAGAACTCCCAGGGCCTCTCTCTGTCCTAGCTCTGCGTCTTATGGCCATCCCCCAAACACACAGAAGTACCTTCCGAGGGGTGCTTGGAAGCTCCCATGCTCCACTGGGGCAGAACTTGAGGTCCCAGATGCAACCGTTATCACAAGCAATCCCGTAGACAAAGTGGGCCCTGTTGTCAGAACTGGGGAGAGAAACCACGTGGGGAGGATAGGAAGGAGGAAGCCAAGGCTCTGAGAGCTGGGGCTCCACTTGTCTCCCCCagtcccagccctcctcctcctcgtcaaGTCCCCACCCTCCTAGGGCACTGTCCCAGCCCCCACCTCACCAGCTTTCTTGCTGCAAAGTCCCAAGGCCCCAGAGCTGGAGCAGCCCCGGGCCTGAATACAGCTGGCTCAATGAGTGCGTCTCATTCATGTCAGGGCTGGAGAACAGGGCCACATACTGCGAGGTTGTTGCCCCCTCTGGCACCGGGCACCACTCCAGAGCCCAGAGTGGTCCCCCCGTGAAGAAGGACATGTCCCAGCGCTCTGGGTGCGCTCTGATGGAGCTGAATCTAGAGGGAGGCGAAGAGGGGATGAAGAGAGGAATGCTTAGAAAGGAGTCAGGGACAAATGAAAGTGCCACCCGGCACTGGTGTGACCTGGCTTCAGCCGAGTCCGCAGGAGACAGGGAGGATGATCAAGAACAGTCTGCAAGGGAGAAGCCTCCTTAACCAGCCCTTGCAGCTTCCTCTTTTTGGCCCCCGAGTCTGTCCAGCTGCAGCTCACTTTGCAGATGGGCTGTTGAGGCTCCTTTACTACAATGTTCGCTCTAGGGGTCAGCCTGTCCAGGTCTCCCTGAGTAGACAAGGCTGTGTAGATGAAAAGGTGATGAACTGGTTCCCTCCAAcatctccctaccttcccccagTGATGAGGCAGCATTTGAGAGCGGACTCACTCTGGCCAGGAGACTTACCCCTGAGGCCAAGAAAACGGGAAAGGCAGGGCTACCTGGCCATCCCTGCGAACCCTTGTTTGTGCTGCTTCTGTCTCCGAGGATCAGAAAAGCGCTGAGCTGCAATCTTTACCTATTGATTCGGTAGAGTGTGCCGTCCTCAGGAAGTCCTTCCCGGTGTACAGAAAACAGCGGAGACTTCTCCTCCTGGGGCAGGTAGGGAGCAGCCTCACTGCAGGAAGGCAAAGAGAACAGCCTAACGTTGGAAGAGTTCCAACCATTCCAGGATTCTCCAAAATAGATCCAGAGCCCCGCTGTCACTCTTCCATCTCCTGTGGTGCCACCCCTCCAAGGTTCAGAAACGTCTCTTTAACTTACATTTCAGATAACAAATGCCACTTCCAGGCCAAAGGGATCCAGTCTGCAAACTCCCAGTACGAATGCTTCTGTTCTCGGCTAAGGGAACAGAAGCAGCCTTAATGAAGAGGCAGAGACCCCAGCGAGTCCTATCCAGCTTTTGGACAACGGAAATGGGGCTGGCGCAATGGAGAAATTTCTGCTTGTGAATGCTCTCTTTCCCCCACTGCCCCACTTCAGACCCCCATTCTGGACTCCAACATTACCCCTCTAGCCCTCCTGCCCATCCCCCACGTCTTACAGGTCCTTGGTGAGGTGGAAGCACTTCCACACAGGAGCCATGATGTGATTGGGTAAGCCATTGGGAGCCATTCCTCGGCAGTGAGGCTTCTGCTTCTATGGGATGGAATTGAAGAAAATGTAAAGGAAACCATTTCATAGGCTGGTGGGAAGTCCGAAAGGAGCAAGGTTCCCGTTTTCCTCTGCCTTTACTTTCCTTGGCATCACTTCCTCTCTAGTCCCTGCCCTATCAGCATCTGAAAAGACTTCATGCCAACGATTATAATTTCACCACCTTCTGCTTACACCTCCATTGGAATGATGACATGTGAATGACGTTGTGTACCCTCCTTGGTCTCTCCAAGGCATTCGATTCATAGGACACCCAGGGGCTATCTGAGGGTCCTGCCCCATGGGAGTCGCCCCACCTCCCTCATACACTCTCATGGGCTCCCCCTGCTCTCCCTGTAGACTCAATACTGACATTCCCCAGAGCCCCTCCTGCCTTCTGAATCACTCCTGAGAGCCACATCCACGGCCATAGCTCCGACTGCCAGCTTTACACCTGATGATCAGAGGTAGAACTTAGTGAAGGCAAACTTTTCTCCAAGTCCGAAGCCCACCCGGTATTGGGCCAAGCCACATCAAAACTGAGCAAATGGATATTCAAAGGCAGAGCATCCTGTTCATCATGGATTCGTGAACATTAATTTGGGGCTTTCCAAGTATTATACTGAGATGTCATCATCTTTTCTAGAAGATGCTGAGCTGTTTGTGCTCCTTTAGATGTTGCCCCCAGGCAAAGGAAGTCCTGGTCCCATACATCTAACTAGCCACCAGACATTCCCAGCTCATCCAGTGTGCAACACATCAAGACATAAACCAAGCAATCTCCCATCGGCCTGACTCCTTGACCCCTGCACGCTTCCCGTATTTCAGAAACCACTGCATGGTACCTGAACTAGAAAGTCCTgttcctcaagtagaaagaaatgctttgagaatggtgatggcaacattgtacaaatgtgcttgacacaatggatggattgtgatgagatgtacgagcccccaatacaatgattaaaacaaaccccaaacaactcccattcaacttcttccttcaattccCTGTTAACGCTCTTCTCCATCTCTTGCACCTGTCCCTCTCTCACCTTCTCATCTTTCACTGTGGTTCTGgccttccctccccctcacttGGGTAAACGAAGCCATCTTCTAAATGTCAGCTGCAGCCTGATCTAGTTCCCTAACCGATCACATTTAGCTTCTTACTTAAAAACCTGTGTGTGCCCCGCATAGCTGCTCCACTCTAGGCCCTAGAGCCATTTCCCATGCTGATCACTGGAATTACCTGCCGACCTGATGAAAACGACAGATCCACGCGCTCCATTTGCAACCTAATGAATCAAATCTCTAGGGTCCAGAGATCTGTACTATAGAGATCTGTACCAGATCCCCAGGGGATTCCAACCACCAACCCTTTGGGAAACCTGCCCCTAGAAGATGAAAGGCATCCACTAGCACAGCACACACGCAATGCTTCATCAACCTCTGTCCTTTCATCCCAACGTAATCTTTGCCACCACTTTGATCCAAGACTCTGGCCAGAACCTGTTTCTGGGAAAACCAGTCCCTTGGGGAATTTCCAAAACCTAGCTCAACACCACCTCtctgtgacaccccccccccccccgccccaatcaATGAATCACCAGTCCTCTACATGCCTACACTCTCACATTTATTTCCTAGAGGGAAAGAGATGCTCAGTATAGGACTACTCTTGGTTCTgagccccctcccccatctccgtAATGCCTCAACTGCTTTTGACGTTATCCTTAGCGTCTTTGACCTATTTGGACATCACGGTTCCTAAGCCAAAGCTATCCTTTTCCACACTCTGCTGAACCCCTAAGAACCCCAGTGGTTCTTATCCTTTCAGGTTACCCCGGAAGTGGATCCTCGAGGAGCGCTTCGGGGCACCGCAGGCACAGTGGACGCGGTGGGCACAGTGGGTGCAGCGGGCACTGTAGGCGCGGCGGGCACTGTGGGTGCGGTGGGCACTGTAGGCGTGGCAGGCACTGCGGGCGCAGCAGGCACTGCAGGCTCAGGGTCGGAGGAGCTTTCACTCGGGATCtcactctcttcttcctcttctgtctTAACCCGGAGAACAAAGTCTTCGTCTCCCGCGGTATCATCCTCTCCTCCCACCACACCTTGAGGATCTGCCTCCAGCTGGCTCTGCTTCAGCGTGGTGGGGCTGTTCAACCTGGCGCCCTCAGGACAGGCCACTGGAGCAGGCAGTGTTGTGGAGAACTCCTCAGCCAGTTCATGAAGATACAGAAGTGCCCTGGGGAACAGGGCAGAGACAGAGCCATACTCACAAACGCTCACCCGAGGGCCCACTCTTCCAGACACTTGTCTCACTGGCTGCTCCCCGTAACCCTGTGAAGCAGGTACACATCTCCCCTTCCCCTCTGGCAGAAGAAACAGAAACTCAGGAAAGTTAAGTGGCTTGGCCAAGATGACTCAGAATACAGTCTGAATTCAGAACCCAGGTCTTCCAAAAGTCAATGCACCTTTCCCCTACCACAGTCAAAGGCCATGGCGGGACAGGGAAGAGTGGAAGGGCACATATATACGGATGCAGAGGGGGTGCTCAGGCAGAAGGTGACTGGGGGCTAGGAGGTACAAGACACAGAAAGGTAACCTACCAGACAGACAGTCAGCAGAGATTAAAAGTTGCTGTGCTCAGAGCTAAATCATCCAAGTTCCCAGAACCCAGACACCACCCATGCTTACCTGATACCTCATCAGTCGTCTCTTCTCCAACACCTGCCCCACCCTGATCCCTTCACCCCAACCCCCCTCCACCAAGCTGTGCCCCACAATCCTTACACTTGGGCAGCCCTTCGGCGGGGTCGTTCCCCAGGAGGGGTCTCAAAGTCCTCAGGGGGCCTCTTTGGAGGTGGAGACTCTGGCTGATCTAGGCCTTTGGACAACTTCAGCAGTAGCAGCTCTGCCTTGGACTTTCGACCTCGTTTCTTAGGCATGGGGGCGGAAAGAGGGTTGGATTGATCTAAGAGGCCAGGAACCAGAGGGGCTGATGGAGGATTAGGCTGTTGGGGCCTTTTGGGGCCTTTTCGTGTCCTACCACCTCTCTTCCGGCCAGGCTTTGAGGCCCTAGGCTTTGAGACTTTTGCCATCTCTGAAGAAAGATCTGTAGAGAAGAATATGGGTCTGTGAGAGGGGACCGGAGCTCAGGCCAACCCCTGCTGAAACCTCTTCTTTGGAGTAGCTTATACCATACACAGGTGTGTGAGATCCTGTGCGTTCAACCTGCTCTCGTATCTTAAGCTAGGAGCGCAGAGCACAGACAAGGCCCTTACCTTGCTGTTCCAGTCGGGAGACACCTTCCTGCTCTAGAGGGAGCCTCCTCTTTTCAGGAGAATCCTCGAATCCAGGCAAAGGGCTAGGTAAAGACATCTCTATGGAAGCTTCGGTGGCACTGGTCATTTCTGAAGAGGCCTTGGCGTCAAGCTGGTTTAGCACTTCCGGTCCGGGAGAGTCTACCACAGTCATGTTCCCCACGGGGCCGGCCTCCCCCAGGGCAACACAGCCGACCCCGCAGGTATCCATCAGCACCCCCCACAATGGCTGCCCCTGCACACAGAGACAGACAAATGAGTAGAGGGCAGAAGCAAATGCCCGCGCTTACATGCATGCCAAGCTCAGCCTCGTCTGCTTCTGTTTTCCCTCTCCACACCTCATGCCCAGACACCCAAGCTCCCCATCACTTTTTCACTGAGCCAACCACTGACAAAGCATGTTCTCCAGGTCAGGCCCTGCCCAAGGCACTGCTTCTATGGCAATTAAACAAGGGAGACCAGGTTCCTGCCTGCATGCAACTTACACTCACTCTTATAAGCAATTAGGAATGAAAGCAACCTACCATTCGCTATAGCCAAGTACTATGCTTAATTTGTTATTTAATTTAAAAGTTACAGAGCTTCTTGGAAAAAGATTGCAATATACACAATTATTCAACCCTGTCCCCACTCCAAACCTAGTGACTGAATCAAACTGCCCCATACCCACTCACCCACAAAATGCAAACAAGAAAAGCCTATCGTGAACCTAGGGGGAGGCCACCACTTTGTCTCTGCCAGATCAGGCAGTGCCACCGTGAGAGTGAGCTCTGGAACCACCCTGCTTCACTGAGTCTCGAGAGTTTGCCACCTCTGACATAGTTGTCTATTGCTTGTTTGGGTGTAAatccttgagtttttcccctctgACCTAACAGTTGCCACCTTACACACGTTCCAGCTTTCACAGCAACC is a genomic window containing:
- the GTF3C2 gene encoding general transcription factor 3C polypeptide 2 is translated as MDTCGVGCVALGEAGPVGNMTVVDSPGPEVLNQLDAKASSEMTSATEASIEMSLPSPLPGFEDSPEKRRLPLEQEGVSRLEQQDLSSEMAKVSKPRASKPGRKRGGRTRKGPKRPQQPNPPSAPLVPGLLDQSNPLSAPMPKKRGRKSKAELLLLKLSKGLDQPESPPPKRPPEDFETPPGERPRRRAAQVALLYLHELAEEFSTTLPAPVACPEGARLNSPTTLKQSQLEADPQGVVGGEDDTAGDEDFVLRVKTEEEEESEIPSESSSDPEPAVPAAPAVPATPTVPTAPTVPAAPTVPAAPTVPTASTVPAVPRSAPRGSTSGKQKPHCRGMAPNGLPNHIMAPVWKCFHLTKDLREQKHSYWEFADWIPLAWKWHLLSEIEAAPYLPQEEKSPLFSVHREGLPEDGTLYRINRFSSIRAHPERWDMSFFTGGPLWALEWCPVPEGATTSQYVALFSSPDMNETHSLSQLYSGPGLLQLWGLGTLQQESCSDNRAHFVYGIACDNGCIWDLKFCPSGAWELPSTPRKAPLLPRLGLLALACSDGKVLLFSLPHPEALLAQQPPDVKKSAIYKVECVATLQVGSMQASDPSECGQCLSLAWMPTRPHHHLAAGYYNGMVVFWNLPTNSPLQQIRLSDGSLKLYPFQCFPAHDQAVRNLQWCKANSHFLVSAGSDRKIKFWDLRRPYEPINCIKRFLSTELAWLLPYNGVTVAQDNCYASYGLCGIHYIDAGYLGFKAYFTAPRKGTVWSLSGSDWLGTIAAGDISGELIAAVMPDLALNPINVKRPVERRFPVYKADLIAYQDNPEEQAQYSSGATSGAPNPPKARTYAETVSHHYLLFQDTDLSSFHNLLRREPMLRMQEREGLTQLCLDRLQLEAIHKVRFSPNLDSYGWLVSGGQSGLVRIHFIRGLTSPLGHRMQLESQAQFNAMF